Sequence from the Argentina anserina chromosome 7, drPotAnse1.1, whole genome shotgun sequence genome:
GGAAGAGTTGCCGTACTTGAGATCTTGAGGCCATACATAACAATTTCATATGTGCGACCCACTATCATAACTCATATAAGGTCTAAATCAATGTGAGAGAATTGTCGTACTTAAGAACCGTGAGGTGGGGCTGTCACATTCATATGTATATCCCAAGTATGATATTGCATAGAGGGATTATTCTAAGCCTAAGTTATGTTCCACCAAAATCAGATTCTAGATTAATATTCTCAATCATTTCTCACAACAGCAATATAATACTATTCTTCTATAGTTGACGAAAAATATCAACTACTATATAATCTACAACTTCGTGTGCATCAAATATTTTTGATCCAAATAAAATTAAGCAATGTGTATAATATTACTCCAGCTATGTGATCGATCAATATTTTAGCTCTAGGAAAGCCCCGCTTTTCTTATTAGACTATTTCTCAAGGTTATTTACATTTAGAGATATTTTAAAACGACTAGCATATTCGCCTCTTTTAGTGCTTGGAGTATTTTGGATAGCTAGATAGTTTAGAGTTAATGTAGAGTTATAATAGAGTGATATAGTTGctattttcatatataaagTAAAATATGTTCCCCTAAACAAGAAAATGATTCAGTATTGGGATGGAAGTTGATGCAACCCTAATCTGGGAGATGGGTGGTGCCAACTAGAAGAGAAGACGGCAGCTGAAGGTCGGTTTCCACCATATTCGATCAGCAATTTGCTTCAACAAATTGGGTTAGGTTTGAACCATAATTTGGGATCCAGTGCTTAGCAGCTTAGGGCGATCAGTCTGAGCATTGCTCAGTTACCTTTCAGGTTAGTTGGGTACCTTGTAACATATTCCTCTTCTCCAATATAGCTCCATACGTCAAATAGACAATATTAGTCACACTACCAATTACTTTGATGGGAGATTGTCCTTTTTTTGTATATGCCGATAATGGTCATCTTATTTTGTAATCGTCGtttagttattttttttaattcaagtATAATGAAgtcatttttctttcaaaaaatCTTATATAAACTTGGTACATATGTCAATGAGAAAAAGGTCTACTACATAGTACAAATTATATCGCTGATACATATCATGAGGGTGATTCAATATCCAACATTTCTCAAGCTAGCTTATCATGAGTAAAACCCAAGTCTTGGAGAACCCCATTATGAATCATTCAAAGTCACAAACTTGATTACAAATGATTGTCGATCGCTAGTACATGACAAAATTGGCAATAACGTCAATATTACATTATTCCATACAAAATCTTGTATCACTAATATGGCAAGAGATCTCGATTTTTCATCTTCGAattattttttccttttcagaCAGACAATAGGACATGTCTCAAGAGCCGGACATTGGAAATTCGGACATGGTTTTTGTTCACATCTCTGTTGCCTCTCCCACGTTGTCTTTTGCATCTCCTTCCATTGACCCTGAAACCCCCAAAACCCACATGCTTTGTCTTCTCTCTCATTCTCCCACTACAATGTACAAGTCTCACATTGAATCCTCTTAAATTCCCACAACCCATTAGTCTCAACTATCCAAAATGAGCTTCAAGAAGCTCAAAGCTTCAAGCTTTAGCTCCTTTGTTTTGCTGGGTGTCTTGGCTTTGAGCTTGGTTCACTTTGTTCAGAGCCAAGTTGTGGATGACTATGATGAATTTGACAACCCTGCAGTTCTTCCATTGATCATTCAGATTGTGTATGGAAGAATCTCAAATGTTACTGCAATTCTCAGTAGGGAGATTAGCAATCGTTCAAGCTTCTGTGTAAAAAACCCGTAAGCACTTCTGTACTTGTGACTATAAGCCCTGCAAGAGAGTAAAGTAGAGAACTTTGAATGATATAGAATTGCCCAGTTGGTGTGAGAAGTCAATTCAAATTAGTGTTATTTTGCTTATATTAGAATTACTGGACTAGACTGTTGAGAACTTGAGATTGTTTATTGGTAGATAGGTTGTTTGAGTTTGAATGTGAATTGATTTTGGTAGCCAATTTGTTGTTTCAGTGAAGCTGATTGGAATCAGGCGTTTAATTTTTCGAACAATTTGGATTTCTTAACTTCATGCATTCAAAAGACTAAAGGTATGGAAGTGTTGGTTAATAACAATGAGAATAGTTAATCGTGAATGTTGCTCTATTTAGTTCTTTAGTGATGTAGAGATTAGAGAAAGGAAAAGTTCTAGAGTTATAAGGATTGTGTTTATATTGGCAATCAAATATAGATGTTCACATCTTCCATACCTTTGAAAGATGTGAAATTGAGCCGTTTTTGATGTCTCTTTCCTGGTgatttttgttgtttaacaGGAGATATTACGCGGCGCTTGTGTACAGCAGCAGAGATGAAATTCTATTTCAACAATTTCTTTGTAAAGGTTGAGAGTGCAAATTACTTGAAACCCAACCAGAACTGTAATTTAACTTCTTGGGTTTCTGGGTGTGAGCCAGGATGGGCTTGTAGTGTTGGCCAAGATCAGCAGGTTGACATCGGAAATGCAAAGGACATGCCTCCCAGAACTAAGAGTTGCCAACCTTGTTGTGAGGGTTTCTTTTGTCCCCATGGTCTCACATGCATGATACGTAAGTTATCGAATATTTAACAGTTTAGTTCTTTATGGTTGAAACccttgcatatcttttgtttttgtaatgTATCTGATCATTCCTTTATATCATGCTATTGAAGCTTGCCCATCGGGTTCTCACTGTCCCATGGCAACCCTGAACAGAGCAACAGGGATTTGTGAACCGTAAGTTCAGATTCCAGCTTTAGCAATCACTGTTTATGGTGTTCAACAGCCTGGAAGATGTGAAAATGATTCATTGATATGCTTCTGCAGATACATTTACCAGCTACCCCCTGGACGATCAAACCATACTTGTGGAGGAGCAAATATATGGGCTGATGTTGTTAGTAGTGGTGAATTATTCTGTTCAGCTGGATCATACTGTCCAACCACCGTGAAAAAAATTCCTTGTAGTAGTGGGTATTAAGTTTCACCCCTGCATCATTTATCAAACGTGTCCAGTGCATCATTTATTCTGTGCAATGCTTTGCACTTTGATATTTTCATCATAAATCAAGTTTGACTTGATAAATCAATATCTGTATTCTGAGTTATTAAGTCCTTTTACTTTTCATGCAATTGCAGACATTACTGCCGGATGGGTTCTACAGATGAGAAACGTAAGTTTCGTGTTAATTAGTATCTTGTAAAAAGATTCACCAGTTCCTAACTGCAGTGTGTTTAATGATCATGACATTTTTTCCCACCTGGAATTTTGACTTACTACAGATATCATTCTGCGTAATAGACCTTTCATTCAGACATGTTTGCAAATTATTATGTCACAGGCTGTTTCAAGTTGACGTCCTGTGAGGCAAACACTGCAAATCAAAACATTCATGCATACGGGATAATGCTTATTGTAAGTTTGCACTTTACTTCAGAAACAAAAAACTCAGCAGGCTCCATAGACCAACATGAGTTTTATTCATATAGAAATCACATTGCCCATCTGATAATCTttctgaaaaagaagaaataaatctTCAGAACTCTTTTAAAAATATGAGGTTATGCATCTTACCTGCATCATTTTGTGGAATGCTTTAGGGAATCATACTTATAGCTTGCCGGTTGGCACAAGTGAAAATTAGCACCTAAAACAAGACATGAAATTTATGCTCTTCAATTCCTCTTGCAGGCAGCTTTGATCACCCTGCTGCTCATTATTTACAATTGTTCTGACCAAGTACTCATCACTAGGGGTAGGAGATTGGCTAAATCTCGGGAGAAAGCAGCCAAAAGTGCAAGGGAAATGGCAAAAGCACGCCAAAGATGGAAAGGTGCAAAAGATGCTGCTAAGAAGCATGCAAGTGAATTACAAGCTCATTTATCACGCACATTTTCTCGGAAAAAGGATTCTCAAGATCCTGAGACGCATAAGATTTTGAATGAGCCAAAAACAGACACAGATGATGATCTGCCTACACTTCCACATCCAAGTAGATCAAATGTCTCACCATCTACATCTCTGCCACCAAAGGGAAATAAAAAGGAATCTAGTGAGCTCATGCAGATTATGCGTAAAATTGAAGATGACCCGGAGAATTATAAAGGTTTCAGTATTGGAGGTGAGGACACAAATGTAGGAAATGTGCCAAAAGGAAAGCAAATACATACTCATACACAAATCTTCAATTATGCTTATGCTCAGATTGAGAAAGAGAAGGCCCAGCAGCAAGACTACAAGGACCTTACTTTCTCTGGGGTGGTTAAAATGGCTACTAACAATGAAGTACGAAAGAGGCCTCTAATTGAGATTTCTTTCAAGGACCTAACACTTACTttgaaatcgaaaaacaaGCATCTACTGAGGTGTGTAACTGGAAAAATAAAACCTGGTCGCATTACTGCAGTTATGGGTCCATCAGGAGCTGGAAAAACAACATTTCTTTCTGCCCTTGCTGGAAAAGCGATTGGATGCAAAATGACTGGTTTAATTCTTGTGAATGGGAGGAATGTTTCAATCCATTCGTATAAGAAAATCATAGGTTTTGTGCCGCAAGATGATATCGTGCATGGAAACTTGACAGTGGAAGAGAATCTATGGTTCAGTGCAAAGTGCAGGTATGCCAGATTCAGTTATTTGCTAATAATAGCTGATATATTCCATATTCATATCCTTTCTTTAGTTGAAATTTATTGTTATAGTTTCTCATCAACCTGATACCAAAAGGTTTTCTTTGAAGCAGTGAGTTCACATCAACCCGAAACTCACAGTTACTATAGTTTGGAATGTTGGTTAATGGTGGGAATATGctgatttatataattatgacCTGGAACACTAGCTTGTAATCTACATAACTATGGGAAATTTGGTTGATGGATGATCCTCTAGTCATCATGATTCCGTCTCCTACAGAGTCATACAAATGCAAGATATtattaacaaataatattaGTAATATTTAAGTCAAAATCATTGGTAAATAGCATAAAATGACTACTTATCTTTGATTAGCGAGGCTTGCAAATAACACTTAAATAACGAAAGGTTTAAGGTTGAGGCGTGTAAACACTGCCCTTAAGAGTAGATTTCGTCCCTCGGAGACAATGTCTCGGTGTAGCAGGTTTGTGGCGTCTACTCTCCAGGGTACAACAACTGTTGATCCTTGTAAGCGTACACTCGCAGACTCGGATCCTAGAACTACTTGGTATTTCTTTTGGCATGATAGAAAACAACTAAGAGAGTTTAACCATATGGAATAGAATAgagaatatgtatgtatatgtgTATATGTATCTGTGTATATAATGAAATGAGCAAGAGATGTCAAGATTATATAGGAGTGGAAGTTTGTAACTcataaagataaaaaaagaagttacaaagaaataaataatttgtaaCCACTATAACCCCCACATAAATGTTATGAACATGATAAATATacataaataaaaagtaatttattagCTTGTAACACGCAACAGATGTTCATCTTCAGAATTTAAGATTactcaaaataataatttcgaaattcaactaaaatTCCAATAATAACAAAGCTAATAGACCATAAAAGAAACCATAGCTGTCTTGATTGCTTTGGAAAATACGCTTTTAACGTTTAAAAAACCTGCGATTTTATCGCTTGGTTGCATCAGTACCCTTTTCTCTAGAGTAATTCCAAAAATGGCTCTATAGAAAATTTCCAAAGAAGCTTGCATGGAAAGAGGGTAGATATCTTGTGGGACACTGGGACACCAATGAATGTTGTACAATCCTACTGTACTGATTGTtgctaccttttttttttttgaaaggttaTCAGCAGACTTATTAAAACCAGATAAAGTTCTAGTGGTTGAAAGAGCTATCGAGTCCCTAGGGCTCCAGACAGTACGTGATTCCTTGGTTGGTACAGTAGAGAAGCGAGGAATATCTGGAGGCCAGAGAAAACGTGTAAATGTTGGTTTGGAAATGGTTATGGAACCTtcacttttgattttggatgaACCCACATCTGGTTTGGACAGTGCCTCTTCTCAGCTACTTCTTAGAGCACTTAGACGAGAAGCTCTTGAAGGGGTAAACATCTGCATGGTGGTTCACCAACCTAGGTAACCTTCTGAAACAAGATTTTTTGTACTTGAAAATCCACTATTTATAGCTTATCTTTCATTGTGTGATGTATCCCTTGAATTCTGATTCAaaatgtttttcttgaataatGGTACCAGAACAATAGACATCTCATTGTCGTGGAATGGAGCTTTTGGTCTATTACACATATATACCTTTTTTTcacttttaaaaaaatcatttttaagGATGTTGTTATACTGGTGGAGTTTAAGAGGCTGATCTACTTTCGCCTAGATTATATGCAATGCAGAAAAATGGGGATAATTGATTAAGCTGCATGACCTGTAACTTTgccttgttttctttttcaatgtgCCATAGCGCATCAGTTAATCACTAATGTGTAACTTGTCTGCTTCAGTTATGCCTTGTTCAAGATGTTTGATGAGTTAGTACTCCTGGCAAAAGGTGGTCTAACTGTGTATCATGGATCAGCAAAACAAGTAGAAGAATACTTTTCAAACCTTGGAATCAATGTGCCAGAGCGCATCAATCCTCCAGACCACTACATTGACATTTTGGAGGGTATGGTAACAACAGAAAGAAGTTCGGGAGTGAGTTATAGAGATCTTCCCCTCAGATGGATGCTTTATAATGGGTACTCAGTACCCCCTGATATGAGGCCAAGTGCTGCTCAacttacattgtcctcaatggaTGAAAACTCGGTTCATGAAACAAATCCTGATGGTTCTCAAATAGAGGAACAATCTTTTGCTGGAGAGTTATGGCAAGATGTGAAAACTAACGTGGACCTGCACCGTGATAAGATACGTCTCAATTTCTTGAAGTCTAAGGATATGTCTAATCGAAGAACTCCAGGTGTATTTCTGCAATACAGATACTTCCTAGGAAGGTAAATATAATTAATAGTTTTGAGGTGGATTTGAATATTACATATTTATCAAACAATTGCCTTTTAAAATGGAATTCATTTATGGTATCACATATGTCTAAAATGCCTGTCAGAAGTATCTTTTACCTAGTCAACCTATATGAAAGGAATTTTCTCACTGCAGCCTGATTCCTTGAGTTGTGTTTAAGCCTTCCTGAACTACTGAAGCAAAGCTTTACTTTTTTTATCCTTTCATGTTGTTAAGtttgaaaagttgaaaaccaAATTGGTCTATCCAATGGGTTGCATAAGTATACACTAGCATACTTCCCAAGTCATTTTCCAATAACTTGGAAACATGATAAACGTGCCAGATGATCTGGCATGCTTCtaaatatcttttcattggGTGACTATGACTTCTTCCCtgaaagaatatatatatatataaagttttaGATATTATCCAAATGATTTTGTACACTTCTTTGAGTTTCCAATTCTTGATCTTTAAATTCATGTCATGTCAGACTTGGTAAGCAGAGGCTTAGAGAAGCTCGGACACAAGCAGTAGATTATTTGATCCTATTACTCGCTGGAGCCTGCTTAGGATCACTTGCAAAAACGAGCGATCAGGACTTTGGTGCACTTGGTTACACATATACCATAATTGCAGTTTGTAAGTACAATTAGCTATAGGGTGCTTTCTTCATTTCTAGACACAACATGCTCCATGTTTCTTCATTAAGAGACATTATATTAGCCTAGTATTAATGTTTATGCAACCTGAAAGATGCATCTCTACATTGTCTATATTTGCCATATTATTCTTATTTTTGCTTTAATAAACCCTAATGCGAGTTGATCTCCAATCATGCATATGtgtcaagtatttattttcttactGTTGAGATTATACATCCCATATTGGAAAAATGGGACTTAGCCTGTGGGTTTGTAAAGGTTTGAGCTACTTCATCCATTgccaattggttttggatgCGAACCCCAGATCACTTTATCACTTATCATGAGTCTTGTTGTTTCTTTCAGCTCTACTGTGTAAAATCGCGGCTTTGAGATCATTTTCTCTAGATAGGTTACAATATTGGAGAGAAAGCTCATCTGGGATGAGTAGTTTGGCTTATTTTCTTGCTAAAGATTCAGTCGACCATTTTAATACAGTCATCAAACCCTTTGTGTATCTGTCCATGTTCTACTTCTTCACCAACCCAAGATCTAGCTTTGCAGACAATTATGTTGTTTTGATGTGCCTTGTGTACTGTGTAACTGGCATAGCCTATGCATTAGCAATATCTTTCGAACAAGGTGCAGCCCAGCTAGTAAGTGAAAGAACCAGCCAACAGATTATTGCTCAATATTCAGTTTCGCTAATAAATCTGATATTTAACTAACAAGCTGTTATTCTTGCAGTCATCGGTTCTCCTTCCAGTTGTTTTAACACTTATAGCAACACGGCCTCAAGATGGTCAGATTCTAAAGATTTTAACCAACATATGCTACCCTAAGTGGGCTTTGGAAGCATTTGTGATTGTAAATGCTGAAAGGTACGTACTGCATATTTTCCATTTCAAGAAATTTTGTATTTTGGTGAGTTTCTCTGATGTATCTCAACTACAATGAACTCTTTTACCTTTTGCTACAGGTATTCTGGAGTATGGCTAATAACTCGGTGCGGGGCACTTTTGAAAAAGGGCTACAATCTGAATGACTGGAGTCTTTGTATAATAGTCCTCATCTTCACAGGGTTCATCAGCCGTGTAATAGCTTTCCTCTGCATGGTGACATTTCAGAAGAAGTGACATCAGAGATCAGGAATAGCACTACACAAACTTGGCTGAAAGTGTTTGATATCAGCCTTTGAGTTTAGAGATACAGAGAGTTAGTGTATTGACTTTTAACACTacaaagaagatatgtaaATGATGTACCAGGAACAATGAGAGAAATCTGCCTGCTTTTTCCAACCAAGTTGTACGGAATGTGACCTCGAGATACGTATCTTCTCTTCATGGATCATGATTTGGAGTAGATTTCGGATTTTGCTTGGTTATGCAATCGGGATTGGGGAGGGTGTGCCAACACAGGCAGCCATTTTTTCCATGTATTAATGTCAACGATACGATGGGGACTTCATTGAGTAGTGTGTGTCAACTGTCAAGAAGGTttagttttttcttttattgaaaaagagaaattaaTAACTTCAACAGCAGGGTAATATTCTCAACACAGAACCCCAGTACATTAATTAACTACTAACGACTAAATCAAGAATCCAACTAGGCCCTTAATCATTGCAGAACCAACCTTCCTTTAAAGACAGAGTCGGACTAACTGATGAACAATAACATTATAGTGTTTTTTAACATGCTTCAAAGAAACGAGCTCAAAACTTGACAGAGTCTCACGAACTTCGTCCAGAACACCACCAATGTCGCTGAAATCCCAACCATTACAGTTTAGCCCATCCAAAACATTTAAAACATCACCCCTAATAGCAATTCTCCTCAACCCCAAAGATTTGCAAAACTCCACACTATGCCATAAAGCCAAAGCCTCATAAGCTTTTGGGAGAAGGGGATATGGAAGAGGAATTGATAAAGCACCCAACAAATTAAAATCTGAACTTAAAACAACAGCTCCAACTCCCACTCTACCATTATTTTTATCCACATCCCCCATCAAAAAACAAGAGGGAATTTCGAACATTACTAACATGTGATAAAACAACATGCCTTTCATCAACTGTTGCAGTCATGATGGAGGGGTGAATATGAGTTTGAATCTAGCACAACTCTTCATGCCAATCAATACAGTGCTGGACCAGCACCCGGGGCTCCAATTGATGCTTCCCATGAATCAtttcattcctttgtttccaAATCCACCGATACATCAAACTGAAAAACTCTAACTCCTTACGTGTACCTTCCTCGGCAACTCTAAATAAAAGGTCCTCAAATGACTGCATCTTCCATTGTTTTACCACTCTAGCTAACCAAATATGTTTCTAAACTTTGACAGAACATCGACATTCCCATAGACTGTGCAGAATAGTTTCATTGGCCCCTCCACACCTTTCACACCTATCCGATGAGCAAATTTTGCGTTTAAACAAACGCTCAACACATGGCAAGAATGAATGACAAGCTCTCCAAAGGAAAAGCTTGACTTTGATAGGGACTGAAAGTTCCCAAATAATACTCTAGATAGttttggagtttgtttcac
This genomic interval carries:
- the LOC126804079 gene encoding ABC transporter G family member 24-like, whose protein sequence is MSFKKLKASSFSSFVLLGVLALSLVHFVQSQVVDDYDEFDNPAVLPLIIQIVYGRISNVTAILSREISNRSSFCVKNPEADWNQAFNFSNNLDFLTSCIQKTKGDITRRLCTAAEMKFYFNNFFVKVESANYLKPNQNCNLTSWVSGCEPGWACSVGQDQQVDIGNAKDMPPRTKSCQPCCEGFFCPHGLTCMIPCPSGSHCPMATLNRATGICEPYIYQLPPGRSNHTCGGANIWADVVSSGELFCSAGSYCPTTVKKIPCSSGHYCRMGSTDEKRCFKLTSCEANTANQNIHAYGIMLIAALITLLLIIYNCSDQVLITRGRRLAKSREKAAKSAREMAKARQRWKGAKDAAKKHASELQAHLSRTFSRKKDSQDPETHKILNEPKTDTDDDLPTLPHPSRSNVSPSTSLPPKGNKKESSELMQIMRKIEDDPENYKGFSIGGEDTNVGNVPKGKQIHTHTQIFNYAYAQIEKEKAQQQDYKDLTFSGVVKMATNNEVRKRPLIEISFKDLTLTLKSKNKHLLRCVTGKIKPGRITAVMGPSGAGKTTFLSALAGKAIGCKMTGLILVNGRNVSIHSYKKIIGFVPQDDIVHGNLTVEENLWFSAKCRLSADLLKPDKVLVVERAIESLGLQTVRDSLVGTVEKRGISGGQRKRVNVGLEMVMEPSLLILDEPTSGLDSASSQLLLRALRREALEGVNICMVVHQPSYALFKMFDELVLLAKGGLTVYHGSAKQVEEYFSNLGINVPERINPPDHYIDILEGMVTTERSSGVSYRDLPLRWMLYNGYSVPPDMRPSAAQLTLSSMDENSVHETNPDGSQIEEQSFAGELWQDVKTNVDLHRDKIRLNFLKSKDMSNRRTPGVFLQYRYFLGRLGKQRLREARTQAVDYLILLLAGACLGSLAKTSDQDFGALGYTYTIIAVSLLCKIAALRSFSLDRLQYWRESSSGMSSLAYFLAKDSVDHFNTVIKPFVYLSMFYFFTNPRSSFADNYVVLMCLVYCVTGIAYALAISFEQGAAQLSSVLLPVVLTLIATRPQDGQILKILTNICYPKWALEAFVIVNAERYSGVWLITRCGALLKKGYNLNDWSLCIIVLIFTGFISRVIAFLCMVTFQKK